GATTTGTCTAATTATTACTTTATCGTATACACCATTGATGAGGTTTGCTTCATTAACATTTAGGAGATGTCAACGCAAGTTCCAATGCCCATGAGGCAACAAAAGCTGCAATTGAGTCCCTAGATCAAGCTAGGGCGACAAACACAGAGTTGCATTGAATTACTGTGCTGTTCTTTATAAACTCAATACATTAATTGTCATTCGTTAGTGTGTAACTGTGTATAACAACTTTATTTTTATCCATGTTAATTCAAAAACTTAATTTATGATTTATAAAAACATTTATGTAGCATTTCATTTTTTGTTGAAGTTAGTATGGTGCACATGCAACACATGTGTTGTTCACTAGTACTAGAAAAACACTTCAACCCCAAGTTCTTATTCCTCTCAAttcctcccccctcccccccggGCTCACTCTTCCTCGGATGCAGCAGTGCTACTCTGTCTCTTTCTCTAgtagtttttctttttcattttttctagaatttgtaatggaagggagagagagagagagagagaagtgtcTTAATCTGGATGTAGGTGATATACTTTGATGTTTAACTATTTTTTTGGTCAATTTGTTTTATTGTCTATTGCTATCACTTTTGGTGCTCTATCTTACACGGCAGTTTCACTGCTAAAGTTTTTGATTCATAACTAAACTTAATTTATCCAAAAGTTCATTCAACAACATGGGTTGGTTTTATGAATTCTTTTCTACCATTCTACTCTATTGAGTGCtagatttttaattttcattatttgGGATTGCACACACAGCATGAGACAACACAAAATCTCTTGTTACGTGCGGTTCAACATTAAAAGGCAGTAACCATAATAGGTAATAGTGTCAAATTGTACTGTGTTATTTCACAAACCCTTTGAAACTGTTTCTATGAATTTCCTTCTTGTCTATTGCCAATTTTGAGGGGTGGGTTTGTATTTCTGAGTGACATTTAAAGTGCAGTGGGAGCATTCAATTTCTATGGGACGTCTTGTTAGGATGGTTGTTTCTGAATTTGTTTTGTCAAGAATCTGGCAGAAGTGCGTGAACTGTGGCCTGATTGCACTTGTTTTTGTTGTTCAACATTTTCAGTTCTTGTTGTTCGACTCATATATGAAGGGGCTTTGGGATTAGAGATAGGAGAAGAAATGTTTATCCCTCATTGTAGGCTTGTGAGCTCTCTTTGAATGAGAGAAGGGCATACACAGGCTTTGGGTTGAGAGAGAACAACCCTCTCAATGGGTTTTAGCCATTGCAATAGCAATGCCTGCCTGCTTTGGTCAGTTTTTCCTCATTGCCTCTATTGTTTAGGCCTTTTTGCCAACCACTTAATTCCTTTAGTTTTACAGCTAACAATTGTTTTTGTTGTTTGATTTGATTGGTACTGTTTTTGACATTAGAAGACAGTTTTTTGCTACATGTCGAAAGACTCCAAATATGTGTTAACAACATTAAGAAATATGTTAACCATCAACCAGTTTTGGTttctaatttgttttaatttctcaGTCAtgtgaattggcagaaaatgattcatgtagctgacccacctaatgggacttaaggcttgttgctgttgttgttgttgttgtagggACTTTGAAGGAGCtctcaatatcatattattttGGACATAGGTGAATTCACACTCTTGCTCACACTTTCTCTGCAGATTTGTAACCTAGGTCATAACCACACATAGGGGAAGGGGCATGTAGCAAGAAATGGACATCCTTCTTCTTTTGCATTGATTTAAGCATGTAAGGGAAGGCAAGCATGTTGTCAATGAGCCTCCAATTTTTTTATTGCATGCATGATAACTTGTTCCATTACAAAAGATGGTATAGTTTAACATGTAATTGAATAGCATTTTTTTCCATCGAACAGAGCATATCTTTTTTCAAGGACTTGGCTTTTAGAATAATTCATAAAATAAACTAATTGAATTTCCTAAGCAGTGGGTTGTATATAtgcatggaattttttttttcagagttaTTTTTGCAGACCTATCGTTGACTTAAACCATCTACATGGATTTTGCACTTTGCCCCTTTTTGTTGGATAGGAAAAATAATTaatgaagaagagagagagagagagatacaaaGAGGAGGATCCCAAAGGGAAAGAAGCTAGAAAAGGTGAAAGAGGCAATAAATGATACAAGGGAACCAAGCTAACAAAGCCATCTAAAAATCCAAGAAGCAAATTTCACTAAAGCAACTGATGAATAAGCCTACAAAGTACAAAGAAGGAAATCAATTCTGTGCCAAAGCAAATGTAATAGGCAGAGAATAAAGAGTGGCCATTAGAAATTTGAGCATTCCTCTCTAACCAGATGCCCCAGTGGACCACATAGATGCACACAACCACAACCTAATTGGATCCCCTCGTCCCTAAGCCTTTGAAACAAGTTAACCGAAAAGGTTTTCAAGGAGCTTGAGCACACCCAACATTCACCTAAGCAATCAAATAATTTGTTGAATAAGCTCCAAGCCCCCAACAATGCAAGCGTACATGAGATTGTGACCCATCCTTGCAATAGCATATTACACATGAGTAGATAAAGGCTTATGATTCCTGATTTGCAGTATGGTTTTGGGAAACAAAAGTGTTGATCCATTATTATATTTAGAAACAATACCAGTTATGAGCTAGTGGAATGTATCAACAGGCATTTCTTATATGTTTAGCAGCAGCTGCAGCACTATTACTTGATAATAATGGATGATACTggacaaataaatattttttgtatttgaTTCCTGAAGGTTGGTACGTCTGAACATTCTGATAAGGAAAACTTCTTGAAATATGAAGGCCACAAGGACCCCTAGTAGGTCCTGCCAAGTGGGTCCTGTGAGGAGTGTTTGGATCTGATGTCTTCATATTCATGTCATAGAGCAGGTTTCTTTGAAGAAGTGGTTCATGTTCTTAGAAATGGAAGCTTGCTCCAATGAATTATAATTTTCTTCATTGTTTTCTCGTACATAGTTATTTATTTGGTCCTTGTGTTATTtttcacttctttttttttttggaagactATACCTTTTTTCTTACTTGTTTTTGACATTTGGACTACTGGTTATTGTTTTACTTTTGACTGGcatacatttatttttttaactttcattttcttattttttcttgtCTATTTAATTTCGGCATCTGTTCTGCTTTTGTTGAGCCTTATGTCATTGTTTAGTTTTAGTTTGAACTTTACTTTTATATATGTCTACTTGATTCCTTTTACAGACTGTTTTGTGACCTCAAATGATAAAAAAAGTGTGGGAATGTAAAAACGAATCAATTTGGTAACGCCTGACATCATTTTAGTGGATTGCAATGGTTAACAAGATTGCTGTAGCTCTTGAGTATCTCTTATAAACACCAATAGCAAGTAAGTGCATTTATTCAGAATTTATTATCTTTGTAAAAAGAATTGTTAACAACATCTGTCATAAATATTATTCATAAATTGTTAACATCTGTCATAAATGTTATTCATAATGGATTGTCTTTGTAAAATGAATTGTTATCATCTGTTCCTCATTTGGAGACCATATAACATTTATCTTGTGAGAAATCTCTGTGTGCATGCAAGCGCACGTGTATCTGTGAAACTCTCATCAATCGTCACTTATTTTTCAGGAAATGCATTCTGATTGACACCCAGGATATTGGAATCCCTATGACACATGCTATGAGTTTTAGCTCTGGCCTTCTTGAATTTCACTTCACTTATGGAACTAAGATTTCACAGTCATGGGGAAAACGTGGAATGCTTGTTCCGAGATCTGGTCCTCGAATTCTTAGTGTTCGAGCTGTGCAAGAGAATAATGGGCCGCGAAGGCTAGTTGACATTATCCGGATTGTGCCTGAGCTCTCACGGAACTACTTCAGAAGCCCTTCTCGAAGAGCACTTTTTGGTGGAATTTCCTTATTGGGTGGCTTTTATGTGGCTCAAACAATTTCTCTGTCATTTGGAACTTTAGGGGTGAACGACGTAATTGCTGCAGTGTTGTGTGTTCTTCTCACCGAGTATGTGACTAAATTTTATTACAGCCGACCAAAAGTGACCTTCCCCATTGCTCTGCTCAACAATTTCAAGATGGGTTTCACTTATGGTCTATTTATTGATGCTTTCAAACTTGCTAGCTGAATTAAGAATGCCTTGAAGCACTCATTTGAATGAGTTGCCTTCTTGATTAACAAGTTATGAACTTGTCATGGTTGGTCTTGACGATTTCAGAACATCGTCTGTTCCACTTTTATCACTGTATTTTTAGGCACACATCCAATCAAAGCCCTTGTATATTCCTTCTAATTTGTCGAATCATCTGCTG
The Malania oleifera isolate guangnan ecotype guangnan chromosome 13, ASM2987363v1, whole genome shotgun sequence DNA segment above includes these coding regions:
- the LOC131146746 gene encoding uncharacterized protein LOC131146746 gives rise to the protein MTHAMSFSSGLLEFHFTYGTKISQSWGKRGMLVPRSGPRILSVRAVQENNGPRRLVDIIRIVPELSRNYFRSPSRRALFGGISLLGGFYVAQTISLSFGTLGVNDVIAAVLCVLLTEYVTKFYYSRPKVTFPIALLNNFKMGFTYGLFIDAFKLAS